Proteins from a genomic interval of Paenibacillus sp. FSL R5-0623:
- a CDS encoding bifunctional cytochrome P450/NADPH--P450 reductase translates to MPPISVPQPKTFGPLGNLPQLNFEEPVQSLVKLAEEYGPIFRMEYPGRSELYISGHELVAEVTDESKFDKRVWAPLAKVRAFAGDGLFTSWTEEPNWKKAHNVLLPSFSQRAMQGYHNKMIDLAVQLVQKWSRLNPDETVNVPDDMTRLTLDTIGLCGFNYRFNSFYREEPHPFITSMVRALDESMSSLQRLRLQDKLMITKKKQFEQDIRSMFSLVDHIIAERKEKPQEGADDLLSHMLSGKDPETGETLDDENIRYQIITFLIAGHETTSGLLSFAIYYLMKNPDTLAKAQAEVDQVLKDPVPTYNQVRNLKYVRMVLNEALRLWPTAPAFSLYAKEDTVLAGQYPLQKGDSVSVLIPKLHRDREAWGDDVEEFRPERFEDPSKVPHDAYKPFGNGQRACIGQQFALQEATLVLGMVLKHFDFIDHSDYQLKVKETLTLKPDNFTIRVRARGGQPVMAVPGVAVEEPKPVAKRTEPDAANAHHTPMLVLYGSNLGTAEGIAREIADTARYQGFRSEVAALNDRVGKLPKEGAVIIVSASYNGQPPSNAKMFVEWIEHADANEFKGVRFAVLGCGDHNWASTYQRIPRLIDEQLSSRGAERLSPLGESDASGDFEKQVGDWTEQLWPDLARTMGLKLNTSSNSERSSLSVQFVSGLAVTPLADTYDAHVAEVLENRELHDAGSERSTRHLEIKLPEGITYKEGDHLGILPQNPPELVERVLRRYGFTGTEHLVLDASGRSAAHLPLHQPVNLYDLLSHSVELQEAATRAQLREMAAYTVCPPHKKELEALLDESVYMDEVRNKRISMLDYLVKYEACELPFERFLELLPSLKARYYSISSSPRVQPDQASITVSVVRAPAWSGQGEYKGIASNYLANLRSGDEIVMFTRTPESGFQLPEDAQVPVIMVGPGTGVAPFRGFLQARHVLKEQGQEVGEAHLYFGCRNPEHDYLYKNELEAAQQEGLVKLHTAFSRVDGEEKCYVQHLMRDDAHHLIPLFEEGAHLYICGDGSKMAPDVEATLQQAYADIHGKSAKEAEDWLNQLQQEGRYAKDVWTGI, encoded by the coding sequence ATGCCACCAATTTCAGTGCCTCAACCAAAAACATTTGGCCCACTGGGCAATCTGCCGCAATTGAATTTTGAAGAGCCGGTGCAATCCTTGGTAAAACTTGCCGAAGAATATGGACCGATCTTTCGTATGGAGTACCCCGGGCGAAGTGAATTGTATATTTCAGGTCACGAACTGGTCGCCGAGGTAACGGATGAATCCAAATTCGACAAACGGGTGTGGGCACCCCTTGCGAAGGTTCGTGCTTTTGCAGGAGATGGACTGTTTACGAGTTGGACCGAGGAGCCGAATTGGAAAAAAGCGCATAACGTGCTGCTGCCAAGTTTCAGTCAACGTGCGATGCAGGGATATCACAACAAAATGATTGATCTGGCTGTGCAGCTGGTTCAGAAATGGTCACGATTGAACCCGGATGAGACAGTTAACGTTCCGGATGATATGACACGTCTTACGCTCGACACGATTGGACTGTGTGGTTTCAACTACCGGTTTAACAGCTTCTACCGGGAAGAACCACACCCATTCATAACGAGTATGGTAAGGGCATTGGATGAATCCATGAGTTCATTGCAGCGCCTGCGTCTGCAAGACAAGCTGATGATTACCAAAAAGAAACAGTTTGAACAAGATATCCGTTCGATGTTCTCGTTGGTGGATCACATCATTGCCGAGCGCAAAGAGAAACCGCAGGAAGGGGCAGACGATCTGTTGTCCCACATGCTCAGCGGCAAGGACCCCGAGACAGGAGAAACACTGGATGATGAGAACATCCGTTATCAGATTATTACCTTCCTGATTGCAGGACATGAGACCACAAGTGGTCTGTTATCCTTCGCCATCTATTATCTGATGAAAAATCCCGATACACTGGCTAAAGCCCAAGCTGAAGTGGATCAGGTCCTGAAAGATCCGGTTCCAACGTACAATCAGGTCCGCAATCTGAAGTACGTTCGTATGGTTTTAAACGAAGCACTAAGGTTATGGCCTACAGCTCCGGCCTTTTCTCTGTATGCCAAGGAAGATACAGTGCTTGCGGGTCAATATCCTCTGCAGAAAGGTGACAGCGTCAGTGTACTTATTCCCAAGCTGCATCGCGACCGCGAAGCATGGGGAGACGACGTAGAGGAATTCCGCCCGGAACGGTTCGAAGATCCGAGCAAAGTGCCGCATGATGCTTATAAACCTTTTGGTAATGGTCAACGGGCCTGCATTGGTCAGCAGTTTGCACTTCAGGAAGCAACGCTGGTACTGGGCATGGTGTTGAAGCATTTTGACTTCATAGATCATTCTGATTATCAGTTAAAGGTGAAAGAAACACTGACACTCAAACCGGATAACTTCACAATTCGTGTACGTGCGCGTGGCGGGCAACCAGTCATGGCCGTTCCGGGTGTAGCGGTCGAAGAACCAAAGCCGGTTGCCAAAAGAACAGAGCCGGATGCAGCGAATGCCCACCACACACCGATGCTTGTTCTGTACGGTTCCAATCTGGGCACCGCTGAAGGCATTGCTCGTGAAATTGCGGATACCGCCAGATATCAGGGTTTCCGGAGTGAGGTCGCTGCGCTGAATGATCGTGTTGGCAAACTGCCAAAGGAGGGTGCCGTCATTATTGTCAGTGCATCCTATAACGGTCAGCCGCCAAGTAATGCCAAGATGTTTGTCGAGTGGATTGAACATGCGGATGCCAATGAATTCAAAGGGGTGCGTTTCGCCGTTCTTGGATGCGGTGACCACAACTGGGCCAGCACCTATCAGCGTATTCCGCGTTTAATTGATGAACAGTTATCTTCCAGAGGAGCAGAGCGGTTATCACCGCTGGGTGAGTCAGATGCCAGCGGTGATTTCGAGAAACAGGTCGGGGATTGGACGGAGCAATTATGGCCGGATCTCGCACGAACGATGGGACTAAAGCTAAATACAAGCTCCAATAGCGAACGCAGTTCACTATCTGTACAGTTTGTCAGTGGGCTTGCCGTAACACCGCTTGCGGATACGTATGATGCCCATGTAGCGGAAGTACTGGAGAACAGAGAGCTTCACGACGCAGGCAGTGAACGCAGTACACGTCACCTGGAGATCAAATTGCCTGAAGGCATAACCTACAAGGAAGGGGATCACCTGGGCATTCTGCCGCAGAACCCACCAGAGCTGGTGGAACGTGTATTGCGTCGTTATGGATTCACCGGAACGGAGCATCTCGTTCTGGATGCATCTGGTCGAAGTGCCGCGCATCTGCCGCTGCATCAACCGGTTAACCTGTATGATCTGCTTAGTCATAGCGTTGAGCTTCAGGAAGCGGCAACTCGTGCGCAACTGAGAGAAATGGCAGCATACACCGTATGTCCACCGCATAAGAAGGAGCTTGAAGCGCTGCTTGATGAATCTGTGTATATGGATGAAGTGCGGAACAAACGGATCTCCATGCTGGATTATCTGGTGAAATATGAGGCATGTGAACTGCCGTTTGAGCGTTTCCTTGAATTACTGCCTTCATTAAAAGCCAGATATTATTCGATCTCCAGTTCACCGCGTGTTCAGCCCGATCAAGCGAGTATTACGGTCAGTGTTGTGCGTGCCCCGGCATGGAGTGGGCAGGGAGAATACAAAGGTATTGCGTCCAACTATCTGGCTAACCTGAGGTCGGGTGACGAGATCGTGATGTTTACGCGGACACCGGAATCTGGGTTTCAACTGCCGGAGGATGCACAGGTTCCCGTCATCATGGTAGGTCCGGGTACAGGTGTTGCTCCATTCCGAGGTTTCTTGCAGGCAAGGCATGTATTGAAGGAACAAGGCCAAGAGGTTGGCGAAGCCCATCTGTACTTTGGATGCCGGAATCCTGAGCATGATTATCTGTACAAAAATGAACTGGAAGCAGCCCAGCAAGAAGGGCTTGTGAAACTTCATACGGCCTTCTCCCGTGTAGACGGGGAGGAGAAATGTTATGTACAACATCTGATGAGAGACGATGCCCATCATCTGATTCCTTTGTTTGAAGAGGGTGCGCATCTGTATATCTGCGGTGATGGCAGCAAGATGGCACCTGATGTGGAAGCTACACTCCAGCAGGCATACGCTGATATTCATGGCAAGTCCGCGAAGGAAGCAGAAGATTGGCTCAATCAGCTTCAGCAGGAAGGTCGTTATGCCAAGGATGTATGGACAGGAATCTGA
- a CDS encoding Gfo/Idh/MocA family oxidoreductase: MSNKKRYVLVGTGGRAEFFYGALTRDYRDTSELVGFCDINQVRMNYANQLLKEKYNYPEVPTYPADQFDQMIEKEKPDYVIVTSVDRTHHKYIIRAMELGCDVVTEKPMTIDEEKCQEILDAVKRTGQNVRVTFNYRYAPHHTKIRELILNDTIGKVTSVHFEWLLNTRHGADYFRRWHRDKRNSGGLLVHKSTHHFDLVNFWIGSQPDTVFAFGDLMYYGRENAEERGVTQFYNRATGNPIAKEDPFALHLDSDAHMKSMYLDAESEDGYQRDQSVFGDGINIEDTMGVLVKYRNKAILTYSLVAYQPWEGYRIAINGTKGRIEMNIVEQSYVNSLGDKSKEGALIGKTLRVLPMFDAPYEVEVEEKAGGHGGGDPVLLNDLFGEPVEDPFHRAANHVDGARSILTGIAANRAIATGLPVNVNNLVRF, from the coding sequence ATGAGTAACAAGAAACGTTATGTATTAGTTGGAACCGGCGGCCGCGCCGAATTTTTTTATGGTGCTTTGACCCGGGATTACAGGGATACTTCCGAGCTTGTCGGCTTTTGTGATATAAATCAAGTCCGCATGAATTACGCAAATCAACTGTTGAAAGAAAAGTACAATTATCCCGAGGTACCTACTTATCCTGCAGATCAGTTTGACCAGATGATTGAGAAGGAGAAGCCTGACTATGTCATCGTAACGAGCGTTGACCGTACCCATCACAAGTATATCATTCGTGCGATGGAACTGGGTTGTGACGTTGTCACCGAAAAACCGATGACCATCGATGAGGAGAAATGTCAGGAGATTCTGGATGCCGTGAAGCGGACCGGACAGAACGTAAGAGTTACCTTTAACTACCGTTATGCTCCGCACCATACCAAAATACGCGAGCTTATTCTGAATGATACCATTGGAAAAGTTACTTCCGTTCACTTCGAGTGGCTGCTGAATACCCGCCACGGGGCAGACTATTTCCGCCGTTGGCATCGGGACAAGCGTAATAGCGGCGGACTGCTCGTGCACAAATCCACCCATCACTTCGACTTGGTGAATTTCTGGATTGGCTCACAACCTGATACTGTGTTTGCATTCGGAGATCTCATGTATTATGGCAGAGAAAATGCCGAGGAACGCGGTGTAACGCAGTTCTACAATCGGGCAACCGGCAATCCGATCGCAAAAGAAGATCCTTTTGCACTTCATCTGGATTCGGATGCTCATATGAAGTCCATGTATCTGGATGCTGAATCAGAAGATGGTTATCAGCGGGATCAAAGCGTATTTGGGGATGGCATCAACATTGAGGATACGATGGGTGTTCTGGTGAAGTATCGGAACAAAGCCATTCTGACCTACTCCCTCGTTGCCTACCAGCCATGGGAAGGTTACCGCATTGCCATTAATGGCACCAAAGGCCGGATTGAAATGAACATTGTGGAGCAATCCTATGTCAATTCATTGGGTGACAAAAGTAAAGAAGGTGCCTTGATCGGTAAAACGTTGCGGGTTCTTCCCATGTTCGATGCGCCATATGAGGTTGAAGTGGAAGAAAAAGCAGGTGGGCATGGCGGAGGTGACCCGGTTCTGCTGAACGATCTGTTTGGAGAGCCTGTAGAAGATCCGTTCCATCGTGCAGCTAACCACGTGGACGGTGCCAGATCCATTCTGACGGGTATTGCGGCCAATCGCGCCATCGCGACGGGCTTGCCTGTCAACGTCAATAATCTGGTTCGTTTCTAA
- a CDS encoding AraC family transcriptional regulator produces MTEPFSADFHDPTDLLHIEYDRRIGYFSMTDDHLHDHYELYYLLSGERIYFIKDRTYLVKAGDLVFVDRNTVHKTLESGMPDHERMVLYLKPELFAAIAISAELVESLKEPFCWDIPIVRFPSQVTEVLERMVSEMVDEMLCPQPGSNLLLRHRAIELLLHAYRNQHLGRLSSDDREPVLHPKTQAVVRYLNENYQKPLTLPEVAGMFRISPHYLSRLFKQTTGFTFSDYLNLLRVKEAQRLLRESEESITDIAWLAGFSNFSHFGKMFKRTVQVSPRVYRQEYKESGSVRTLKEGENIR; encoded by the coding sequence ATGACAGAACCTTTCAGTGCAGATTTTCATGATCCCACGGATTTACTACATATCGAATATGATCGTCGCATTGGATACTTCTCGATGACGGATGACCACCTGCATGATCATTATGAGTTGTATTACCTGTTGTCTGGCGAGCGTATTTATTTCATTAAGGACCGGACCTATCTGGTAAAGGCTGGCGATCTGGTATTTGTTGACCGAAATACGGTTCACAAAACATTGGAGAGTGGCATGCCCGACCATGAACGGATGGTGCTGTATTTGAAGCCTGAGCTTTTTGCAGCCATAGCTATTTCCGCGGAGTTAGTTGAAAGCTTAAAGGAACCCTTCTGCTGGGACATTCCTATTGTAAGGTTTCCTTCACAGGTCACAGAGGTTCTAGAACGGATGGTTAGCGAGATGGTGGATGAAATGCTTTGTCCTCAACCTGGAAGCAACCTGTTGCTTCGTCACCGGGCTATTGAATTGTTGCTGCATGCCTATCGTAATCAACACTTGGGCAGGTTAAGCTCCGATGATCGTGAGCCGGTTCTTCATCCCAAGACACAAGCAGTTGTACGTTACCTGAATGAGAACTATCAGAAACCACTGACATTACCGGAGGTGGCGGGCATGTTTCGCATTAGTCCGCATTATCTGAGTCGATTGTTCAAACAAACGACGGGATTTACCTTCAGTGATTATCTGAATCTGTTACGGGTGAAGGAAGCACAGCGTTTGCTGCGAGAAAGTGAAGAATCCATTACGGACATCGCCTGGCTTGCGGGATTCAGTAACTTCTCTCATTTTGGCAAGATGTTCAAGCGTACCGTTCAGGTATCACCAAGAGTCTATAGGCAGGAATACAAGGAATCGGGTTCCGTGAGGACCTTAAAAGAGGGAGAGAATATACGATGA
- a CDS encoding RidA family protein has translation MIEARLNELGIILPEASAPAAKYANAVIVNGIMYVSGKGPDTSERGKVGADFTTEQGYDFARNAGLEVLAVVQDVLGSLDRVKRVVKVQGFINASASYQEHHKVLNGFSDLMMEVFGDQGVHARSVFGAVSVRDNLPLIIDSIFQVEE, from the coding sequence ATGATTGAAGCGAGATTAAATGAACTGGGGATCATTTTGCCGGAGGCAAGCGCCCCCGCAGCGAAGTATGCCAATGCCGTTATTGTCAATGGAATCATGTATGTATCCGGGAAAGGGCCTGATACGTCCGAACGAGGTAAAGTTGGAGCAGACTTCACAACAGAACAGGGATATGATTTTGCCCGAAATGCCGGACTGGAGGTGCTTGCTGTCGTTCAAGATGTGCTGGGTTCTCTGGATCGGGTGAAGAGAGTGGTTAAAGTGCAGGGGTTTATCAATGCGTCCGCTTCGTATCAGGAACATCATAAAGTGCTAAATGGATTCTCGGATCTGATGATGGAGGTATTTGGGGATCAGGGGGTACATGCACGTTCCGTATTCGGTGCAGTGTCCGTAAGGGATAATTTGCCGCTGATCATTGATTCCATATTTCAGGTGGAGGAGTAG
- a CDS encoding GNAT family N-acetyltransferase — protein sequence MTDSSSFNPIMLTIPESFHTERLTIRAPQWGDGAAVNEAVRESAEQLRLWLPFAEKIPSLEESEMTVRKARLQYLERTDMMLHLRDRYTDEFVGSSGLHRIDWNARCFEIGYWIRTSRAGEGLVTEAVKGIEQFAITHLEANRLEIRCDARNVRSAKVAERAGYTLEGILRKMRRDSTGTLVDCMVFSKVRGSEFE from the coding sequence ATGACTGATTCATCTTCATTTAATCCGATTATGTTAACGATACCCGAGAGTTTCCATACGGAACGCCTCACGATTCGAGCACCACAGTGGGGGGATGGCGCAGCCGTTAATGAAGCCGTCCGTGAGAGTGCGGAGCAGCTGCGGTTGTGGTTACCTTTTGCTGAGAAAATCCCTTCATTGGAAGAGTCTGAAATGACTGTTCGCAAAGCAAGACTGCAATATCTGGAGCGTACCGACATGATGTTACATTTGCGTGATAGATATACCGATGAATTCGTAGGCAGCAGCGGGTTACATCGCATCGACTGGAATGCACGCTGTTTTGAGATCGGTTACTGGATTCGAACATCGCGAGCTGGTGAGGGTTTGGTGACAGAAGCGGTGAAAGGGATAGAGCAATTTGCCATTACTCATCTGGAGGCAAACCGGCTGGAGATCCGCTGTGATGCCCGCAATGTGCGAAGTGCCAAAGTAGCGGAACGAGCGGGTTATACACTGGAAGGTATATTGCGCAAGATGCGGCGGGACAGTACGGGTACGCTGGTTGATTGTATGGTTTTCTCCAAAGTCAGAGGCAGTGAGTTCGAGTAA
- a CDS encoding aminoglycoside phosphotransferase family protein, with protein MERIGQGRTAEIYAYSNEHIMKLYRMDFPHEAVQNEFRISELAYKKGLPVPQAVSLIEHTTSRAGIVFERIQGITLLSLIIQQPELLEQLAFKMADCHYRLHCERDDEGTLPSQKQILSGAIHNIQLLSEDDQAQVLSYLTILPDQQQICHGDFHPDNVMLSEAGDQYWVIDWMTGMSGDPAGDVARSWVILMSATLPEDTDPAIRMGFEKARESLVEFYIHHYMQLSGITREAIESWMLPVAAARLDEDLPAQEVEQLLKFVQERIRLLDESNYII; from the coding sequence ATGGAGCGAATCGGTCAAGGAAGAACTGCGGAAATCTATGCCTATTCGAACGAGCACATTATGAAGTTATATCGAATGGATTTTCCTCACGAAGCAGTTCAGAATGAATTTAGAATAAGTGAGTTGGCATACAAAAAAGGGCTCCCCGTCCCACAGGCAGTATCCTTGATAGAACATACTACGTCGCGTGCTGGCATTGTTTTTGAGCGAATCCAGGGGATTACCCTGTTATCACTTATCATTCAGCAACCGGAGTTACTAGAGCAGCTGGCGTTTAAAATGGCTGACTGCCATTACAGACTTCATTGCGAGCGAGATGATGAAGGGACACTCCCCTCCCAGAAGCAGATTTTATCTGGAGCGATTCACAATATTCAATTATTATCGGAGGACGATCAAGCGCAAGTCCTTTCTTACTTAACAATATTGCCTGATCAACAGCAGATCTGTCATGGCGATTTTCACCCTGATAATGTTATGCTCAGTGAGGCTGGCGATCAATACTGGGTCATTGATTGGATGACTGGAATGTCCGGTGATCCTGCGGGTGATGTGGCTCGAAGCTGGGTAATATTAATGAGTGCCACATTGCCGGAAGATACAGATCCTGCTATACGAATGGGTTTTGAAAAGGCTCGTGAATCGCTGGTCGAATTTTACATCCATCATTATATGCAACTTTCCGGGATTACACGTGAAGCAATAGAGTCCTGGATGCTGCCAGTTGCTGCCGCGCGTCTTGACGAGGATTTGCCCGCTCAAGAGGTGGAACAGCTGCTCAAGTTTGTTCAGGAACGAATTCGTCTGTTAGACGAATCTAACTATATTATATAA
- a CDS encoding class I SAM-dependent methyltransferase, which translates to MLHSLKAIQSYKSGNTPEAQQLWLQLLAAAEKPHINLERIHSIAELEGTNPVLDYTERTLHVLEELQVSFWVREILEEVLIWSETAKAGSLEQRWVWQKQGVNLFVHNVGSAQLYDLYAGADHLDNDIGKSRETSLNQLGSPGDALSKNADINEHDALNSHTPRHEVIRTLIATHGLIGQYIRGEIPFAENASLHALIVKGWLTTDELHTILMALNECIIAGVDPALWNQVQAEVQRIVGWIIAGPVHEDWSVKERLSRLRSSSIRQGESMDTAYAKLQTELDVEQALAPLAHRTLWYVESAMQDFSLQEMVKVFLLTLRSESMNPTSMESRSEIVRHISFEPLMNTMYYDYKGVKKLNIYKKRMIEKYLEQYAWEQITAGEQIVYPHLTHRIERHADLPDTLFVTFEFSPAAEKLIAFCIEAEKSPLYEKAVLLLFDLFGLRRDAYDRFHNEETYLSDMNSSGDYKKVLLDYIVGKRVLDIGPGGGILLDLIEQEKPEVEPIGIDISANVIEALERKKQREGHRWQVMKGDALQLEQYVQPGTVDTVIFSSILHELYSYIELDGRRFNSDTVVAALRSSFRVLSPGGRILIRDGIMSEPEAQKRRIRFLEPDGMRWLERYAEDFQGRAIQYERVSENEVVLPINDAMEFLYTYTWGEEAYVHEIQEQFGIFTPTAYENCIREALGEQAEIITLRYFLQEGYTEALGERMIFMNEDGEPAPLPDSTCLIVIEKKKGLADG; encoded by the coding sequence ATGCTGCATTCATTAAAGGCCATACAATCATACAAGTCAGGAAACACGCCGGAAGCCCAGCAATTATGGCTGCAACTGCTGGCAGCAGCAGAGAAGCCCCATATTAACCTCGAACGCATTCATTCCATTGCCGAACTTGAGGGAACAAATCCGGTGCTGGACTACACAGAGCGTACACTTCACGTGCTGGAGGAGCTTCAGGTTTCTTTTTGGGTGCGAGAAATTCTGGAGGAAGTATTAATCTGGTCAGAGACGGCGAAGGCCGGATCATTGGAGCAGCGGTGGGTATGGCAAAAGCAGGGCGTTAACTTGTTTGTACATAATGTGGGGTCCGCTCAGTTATATGATCTATACGCAGGGGCAGACCACCTGGATAATGACATCGGTAAGAGCAGGGAGACGAGTTTAAATCAACTTGGATCTCCGGGCGATGCCTTAAGTAAGAATGCGGATATAAACGAGCATGATGCGCTGAATTCACACACACCAAGACATGAAGTTATTCGTACTCTAATTGCTACGCATGGACTTATTGGTCAATACATACGCGGCGAGATTCCATTTGCCGAGAATGCTTCGCTCCACGCCTTGATTGTCAAAGGATGGCTTACTACAGATGAGTTGCACACCATACTGATGGCATTAAATGAATGCATTATTGCAGGCGTTGATCCAGCTTTATGGAATCAGGTTCAGGCTGAGGTACAGCGAATTGTAGGCTGGATTATCGCTGGACCTGTTCATGAAGACTGGAGCGTGAAAGAACGGTTATCCCGCTTAAGAAGTTCATCTATTCGGCAGGGAGAATCTATGGATACGGCGTACGCCAAGCTCCAAACCGAACTGGATGTAGAACAGGCGCTGGCTCCGCTGGCTCATCGCACATTATGGTATGTGGAGTCGGCCATGCAGGATTTTTCGTTGCAGGAGATGGTGAAAGTGTTCCTGTTGACGCTTCGCAGCGAAAGTATGAATCCAACATCCATGGAGAGTCGATCTGAAATCGTTCGACATATCAGCTTCGAACCATTGATGAATACGATGTATTACGACTACAAGGGCGTTAAGAAGCTCAATATTTACAAGAAACGAATGATTGAAAAGTATTTGGAACAGTATGCATGGGAACAGATTACCGCAGGAGAGCAGATTGTTTATCCTCATCTAACCCATCGCATTGAGCGTCATGCGGATCTGCCGGATACACTGTTTGTGACCTTTGAATTTTCTCCAGCGGCGGAGAAGCTGATTGCATTCTGTATTGAAGCAGAAAAGTCGCCGTTATACGAGAAGGCTGTACTGCTGTTATTTGACCTGTTCGGATTACGCCGGGATGCCTATGACCGCTTCCACAACGAAGAGACGTATTTGTCCGATATGAACAGCTCCGGTGATTACAAAAAAGTACTGCTCGACTATATCGTTGGTAAACGGGTACTGGATATCGGTCCAGGTGGAGGAATTCTACTGGATCTGATTGAGCAGGAAAAACCGGAAGTGGAGCCGATTGGTATCGATATCTCAGCCAATGTCATTGAAGCGCTGGAACGCAAAAAACAGCGTGAGGGACATCGCTGGCAAGTGATGAAAGGCGATGCCCTGCAATTGGAGCAATATGTGCAGCCAGGCACAGTGGATACGGTTATTTTTTCATCCATTCTGCATGAATTATATTCATATATTGAACTGGACGGTCGAAGATTTAATTCCGACACGGTTGTAGCAGCGCTGAGAAGTTCATTCCGTGTGCTGTCACCTGGAGGAAGAATTCTGATTCGAGATGGCATCATGAGTGAACCGGAGGCACAGAAGCGCCGGATTCGTTTTCTGGAACCAGATGGGATGCGCTGGCTGGAGCGGTATGCAGAGGATTTTCAGGGACGTGCAATTCAATATGAGCGGGTCTCAGAAAATGAGGTCGTATTGCCGATCAACGATGCAATGGAGTTTCTCTACACCTATACGTGGGGTGAAGAGGCATACGTGCATGAAATTCAGGAGCAGTTCGGTATATTCACGCCGACAGCCTATGAGAACTGTATTCGAGAAGCGCTGGGTGAACAAGCCGAAATTATTACTCTCCGATATTTCCTTCAAGAGGGGTACACGGAAGCACTTGGAGAACGAATGATCTTCATGAACGAAGATGGCGAGCCTGCGCCTTTGCCAGATAGCACCTGCCTGATTGTCATTGAGAAGAAGAAAGGGTTGGCGGATGGATGA
- a CDS encoding histidine phosphatase family protein → MYFVRHAESRYVEGQERERGLTEQGHQDAGTVASLLHGEQIQLFYSSPYRRAVDTIQILADRSGGIVVTEEDLRERQLSSSDVKHDNFREAKQRLYRNPTYAYPGGESGEQARSRAVAVIEKILHKHVGRKVVIGTHGDVMTLILQHYDSSYGYDFWEKTTMPDIYKLQFDGTRKLVQVTRLWE, encoded by the coding sequence TTGTATTTTGTTAGACATGCGGAGTCTCGGTATGTTGAAGGACAGGAACGCGAGCGTGGGCTGACAGAGCAAGGACATCAAGATGCGGGAACGGTTGCCAGTCTGCTCCATGGGGAGCAGATTCAACTGTTCTATTCTAGCCCTTATAGGCGAGCTGTGGATACGATTCAGATTCTGGCAGATCGGTCAGGTGGAATTGTGGTGACAGAGGAAGATCTGCGTGAACGCCAGTTATCGAGTTCAGATGTGAAGCATGATAATTTTCGTGAAGCCAAGCAGCGGTTGTACCGTAATCCTACGTATGCGTATCCAGGTGGAGAGTCTGGTGAACAGGCTCGCTCAAGGGCAGTAGCGGTGATCGAGAAAATTTTGCATAAACATGTGGGTCGCAAGGTAGTCATCGGAACCCATGGAGATGTCATGACACTTATTTTACAACATTATGATTCTTCCTACGGTTATGATTTCTGGGAGAAGACTACGATGCCGGATATCTATAAGTTACAGTTTGATGGAACGCGCAAGTTGGTCCAGGTCACCCGATTGTGGGAGTAA
- a CDS encoding 3'-5' exonuclease, whose translation MKITLLPDTYFIENLSVSSLQDRMYCIFDLEGTGINPVVESVTQFGGMHYQRGQRCNTTFSSLTRANKPIPEAVAKLTGISNEDMIEAPSFVETFQEFLKFIGDNVLVTQAGYEYDLPILKRHCDEYGLPMLTNPVLDTKAMFTYIHPEVNEVVSTDFLIRYYDLNTDGIHRHNALADCGVIARIFESILSEYEELQLDHFTADPNRMMKRFVIPEMYLT comes from the coding sequence ATGAAAATTACGCTGTTGCCTGATACATACTTTATTGAAAATCTAAGCGTATCTTCATTACAGGATAGAATGTACTGCATATTTGATCTCGAAGGGACGGGCATTAATCCCGTGGTGGAGAGTGTGACTCAATTTGGTGGGATGCACTACCAAAGAGGTCAACGGTGTAACACAACATTTTCTTCACTTACACGTGCGAACAAACCTATACCAGAAGCTGTGGCAAAATTAACAGGCATTTCGAATGAGGATATGATAGAGGCTCCATCGTTCGTAGAAACATTTCAGGAATTTCTGAAATTTATTGGGGATAATGTGCTTGTAACACAAGCAGGATATGAATATGATCTGCCCATCTTGAAGCGGCATTGTGATGAGTATGGTCTCCCGATGTTGACTAACCCGGTACTCGATACAAAAGCGATGTTCACCTACATTCATCCTGAGGTTAATGAGGTCGTCTCTACGGATTTTTTGATTCGGTATTACGATCTGAATACGGATGGAATACACAGGCACAATGCTTTGGCAGATTGTGGTGTGATTGCTCGTATCTTTGAAAGTATCCTTAGCGAATACGAGGAACTTCAATTGGATCATTTTACAGCCGATCCTAATCGAATGATGAAGCGGTTTGTTATACCTGAGATGTATCTGACATGA